The Vicinamibacteria bacterium genome includes a window with the following:
- a CDS encoding pyridoxal phosphate-dependent aminotransferase — protein MSQRPLESPYIAWAKAHHGVRYNLASSGVPPPPLSALQMSADDWALTEDHEDGWMPLRERIADRYGVTAQHVVVAAGASMANHLVCALFLEPGDVALVEHPGYEPLRLLPSYFHADVDSFGRSRDTGYRLDPKRIEDRLTKRTRLVILSNLHNPSGRLAARSTMKAIGRLAEERNFHVLVDEVYLEWLHDKGERTATLLSPRFVTTRSLTKAYGLDAARAGWILADPPIAERLRRLVDLFSVKTAHASERLALKAFEHVAELSSAPTKAVTANLGLVEAFVAEQSELSWTPPDAGTVGFVQLRGVSVDDLVEELKARDTLVAPGRFFGEPDSFRIGFGMNPPVLEEGLARFKEALRAAKAKKA, from the coding sequence ATGAGCCAGCGACCGCTCGAGAGTCCCTACATCGCCTGGGCAAAAGCCCATCACGGCGTCCGGTACAACCTCGCCTCGAGCGGAGTGCCGCCACCGCCTCTCTCCGCGCTTCAGATGAGCGCGGACGACTGGGCGCTCACCGAAGACCACGAGGACGGCTGGATGCCCCTTCGCGAGCGGATTGCCGACCGATACGGCGTCACCGCGCAGCACGTCGTTGTCGCTGCGGGTGCTTCCATGGCCAACCATCTCGTCTGCGCCCTCTTCCTCGAGCCGGGAGACGTCGCGCTGGTCGAGCACCCCGGCTACGAGCCTCTTCGACTGCTCCCGTCTTACTTCCACGCCGACGTCGATTCGTTCGGTCGCTCGCGAGATACAGGCTACCGCCTCGATCCCAAACGAATCGAGGATCGTCTGACGAAACGAACACGCCTCGTCATCCTTTCGAATCTGCACAACCCTTCGGGTCGGCTGGCCGCGCGCAGCACAATGAAAGCGATCGGTCGACTCGCGGAGGAACGCAACTTCCACGTGCTCGTCGACGAGGTGTATCTCGAATGGCTCCACGACAAGGGCGAGAGGACCGCGACGCTCCTGTCTCCGCGCTTCGTCACAACCCGGAGCCTCACCAAGGCCTACGGCCTGGACGCGGCTCGGGCCGGCTGGATTCTCGCCGACCCGCCGATCGCCGAGCGACTGCGGCGGCTCGTGGACTTGTTCTCTGTCAAGACGGCACACGCGAGCGAGCGGCTGGCGCTCAAGGCGTTCGAGCACGTCGCCGAGCTCTCCTCCGCGCCGACCAAGGCGGTAACGGCCAACCTCGGCCTCGTCGAGGCGTTCGTCGCGGAACAATCCGAGCTCTCGTGGACACCGCCGGACGCCGGCACCGTGGGTTTCGTACAGCTGCGAGGGGTGTCGGTCGATGATCTCGTCGAGGAACTGAAGGCGCGTGACACCCTCGTGGCGCCGGGCCGGTTCTTCGGCGAGCCCGATTCGTTTCGGATCGGCTTCGGGATGAACCCGCCCGTATTGGAGGAAGGACTGGCGCGCTTTAAGGAGGCGCTACGCGCGGCGAAGGCAAAGAAGGCGTAA
- a CDS encoding amino acid permease, giving the protein MAESRTTYDRRLNLFDGTMLVIGGIIGAGIFLNPSIVAERTGTAGLTLTVWAIGGAVALIGAMCFGELGARHPQAGGSYVYLREVFGPLPAFLYGWTYLVVVNSGGIAAVGMTFAGYACRLAALPELYIKPVAIGALFLLSAINTLGIRPGATTINIFTVLRLAALAALIATGLIFVSRGGELDALASTEPDAAGSGGLLGIVGAALLPVLFSYGGWQHSNHVAGEIARPEENLPRALLAGVTVVVTVYMLANVAYLHALGVEGLASSTAPAADTMTAVVGPMGGSLMGVGIMCSTFGFLSLVILAGPRIYQAMADDGVFFAAAARLHPRYRTPAGAIVVQGIWAVVLILSGTYGQLLDYVVFGDWIFFGLTVATLFIYRRRGAAPNGTAVYVWGYPWTPTFFVLISIFAVVSSVLSNPTNAAIGTVLIGLGVPVFLFWKRKDG; this is encoded by the coding sequence TTGGCCGAATCGCGCACGACCTACGATCGCCGGCTCAATCTGTTCGACGGCACGATGCTCGTGATCGGCGGCATCATCGGTGCGGGCATTTTCCTCAATCCATCCATCGTTGCCGAACGCACTGGCACCGCAGGGTTGACGCTCACGGTCTGGGCGATCGGAGGTGCGGTGGCGCTCATCGGCGCGATGTGCTTCGGCGAGCTCGGGGCCCGCCACCCACAGGCGGGTGGCAGCTACGTATACCTGAGGGAGGTTTTCGGTCCGCTGCCTGCGTTCTTGTATGGCTGGACGTATCTGGTCGTGGTGAACAGCGGCGGTATCGCGGCGGTCGGGATGACGTTCGCCGGTTACGCCTGCCGGCTGGCCGCTCTCCCCGAGCTGTACATCAAGCCGGTCGCCATCGGGGCGCTGTTTCTTCTCTCTGCGATCAACACTCTCGGGATCCGACCCGGCGCAACGACGATCAACATCTTCACCGTGCTTCGACTGGCCGCGCTGGCAGCGCTCATCGCGACCGGCCTCATCTTCGTATCAAGGGGGGGCGAGCTCGATGCTCTCGCAAGCACAGAACCGGACGCGGCTGGAAGTGGGGGTTTGCTCGGCATTGTGGGTGCGGCGCTCCTACCCGTGCTCTTCTCGTATGGAGGCTGGCAGCACTCGAATCATGTGGCAGGTGAGATCGCGCGTCCGGAAGAAAACCTTCCGCGAGCGCTCCTTGCCGGCGTCACCGTCGTCGTGACCGTGTACATGCTCGCCAACGTTGCCTACTTGCATGCGCTCGGAGTCGAAGGGCTGGCGAGTAGCACGGCGCCCGCCGCCGACACGATGACTGCAGTCGTCGGTCCCATGGGCGGCTCCCTCATGGGTGTGGGAATCATGTGCTCGACGTTCGGATTCCTGAGTCTCGTGATTCTTGCCGGCCCCAGGATCTACCAGGCGATGGCGGACGACGGGGTGTTCTTCGCGGCCGCCGCTCGACTCCATCCGCGATATCGCACGCCCGCTGGAGCGATCGTGGTTCAGGGAATCTGGGCCGTGGTTCTGATTCTCAGCGGAACCTATGGTCAGCTTCTCGACTACGTCGTGTTCGGTGACTGGATCTTCTTTGGGCTGACGGTGGCGACACTCTTCATCTACCGCCGCCGGGGCGCAGCGCCAAACGGGACGGCCGTGTATGTGTGGGGATACCCCTGGACGCCCACGTTCTTCGTCCTGATCTCGATCTTCGCCGTCGTGAGCTCGGTGCTTTCGAATCCCACCAATGCCGCCATCGGAACCGTCCTCATCGGGCTCGGCGTTCCCGTGTTTCTGTTCTGGAAAAGGAAGGACGGATGA